From the genome of Aspergillus chevalieri M1 DNA, chromosome 8, nearly complete sequence, one region includes:
- the UNG1 gene encoding uracil-DNA glycosylase (BUSCO:EOG09264GMT;~COG:L;~EggNog:ENOG410PGX3;~InterPro:IPR002043,IPR036895,IPR018085,IPR005122;~PFAM:PF03167;~go_function: GO:0004844 - uracil DNA N-glycosylase activity [Evidence IEA];~go_function: GO:0016799 - hydrolase activity, hydrolyzing N-glycosyl compounds [Evidence IEA];~go_process: GO:0006281 - DNA repair [Evidence IEA];~go_process: GO:0006284 - base-excision repair [Evidence IEA]): MSSPAGTKRDAGHLKSPATDSKKTKTSSITSFFGAPKAKPTNANAKPASVVPSNFNKQKWVDSLTLEQRTLLQLEIDTMDESWLARLKEELVTPEFLELKRFLKKEKDSGVKIFPPEYEIYSWTQHTPLNNVKVVIVGQDPYHNHNQAHGLAFSVRPPTIAPPSLVNIYKEIKNDYPSFQAPPNKGGLLIPWAERGVLMLNACLTVRAHQANSHSNKGWERFTQKVIDLIARVRTRGVVFLAWGAPAGKRVAGIDRKRHYVLQSVHPSPLSASRGFFNNGHFRKCNDWLAERYGADEIIDWNLVPKTSTSTVTTTQSTTVSKEESTVPVEKPSESKPVAESGKPAKPADEDEFDEDVDALEALVAEERKQEQVEQVSMKVTETETNAELKTELKIESETKENNPPGSKDTPST, encoded by the exons ATGTCTAGCCCAGCGGGCACCAAGCGGGATGCAGGCCATCTCAAATCCCCAGCAACAGACAGCAAGAAAACCAAAACCAGTAGCATCACCTCGTTCTTCGGTGCCCCCAAGGCTAAACCCACGAACGCCAACGCCAAACCGGCCAGTGTTGTGCCCTCCAACTTCAACAAGCAAAAATGGGTGGATTCGTTGACGCTGGAGCAGAGGACTCTGCTTCAGCTCGAGATTGACACCATGGATGAGAGCTGGCTGGCTCGGCTTAAGGAGGAATTGGTGACTCCGGAGTTTTTGGAATTGAAGCGGTTCctcaagaaagagaaagactCTGGCGTGAAGATCTTTCCTCCAGAATATGAGATTTATTCTTG GACCCAGCATACACCCTTGAACAACGTTAAAGTCGTCATCGTCGGGCAAGATCCataccacaaccacaaccaggCCCACGGTCTAGCCTTCTCCGTCCGTCCTCCAACCATTGCCCCTCCATCGCTCGTCAACATTTACAAAGAAATCAAGAACGATTATCCATCTTTCCAGGCACCGCCGAACAAAGGCGGACTGTTGATACCATGGGCTGAGCGCGGCGTCCTGATGCTCAATGCCTGCCTGACGGTACGCGCTCATCAGGCTAACAGTCATTCGAATAAGGGTTGGGAACGATTTACTCAGAAGGTAATTGATCTCATCGCGCGGGTGCGCACCCGTGGCGTGGTTTTTCTGGCCTGGGGAGCGCCTGCAGGGAAGCGTGTTGCGGGCATTGACAGGAAGAGGCATTATGTGCTGCAATCAGTGCATCCGAGTCCGCTTAGTGCATCTCGCGGTTTT TTCAACAACGGCCATTTCAGAAAGTGCAATGACTGGCTTGCAGAGCGCTATGGGGCGGATGAAATTATCGATTGGAATCTGGTTCCGAAGACCAGCACAAGTACTGTTACTACTACCCAGAGCACCACTGTTTCAAAAGAGGAATCAACAGTCCCCGTGGAAAAGCCATCAGAATCAAAACCCGTCGCGGAAAGCGGCAAACCAGCAAAGCCAGCAGACGAAGATGAATTTGACGAAGATGTTGACGCTCTTGAGGCTCTAGTCGCAGAGGAACGAAAGCAAGAGCAGGTTGAGCAGGTATCGATGAAGGTCACCGAAACGGAAACGAACGCAGAATTGAAAACCGAATTGAAGATTGAATCCGAGACCAAGGAAAACAATCCACCTGGTTCAAAGGACACCCCATCTACTTAG
- a CDS encoding transcription factor domain-containing protein (COG:S;~EggNog:ENOG410PQ42;~InterPro:IPR007219;~PFAM:PF04082;~go_function: GO:0003677 - DNA binding [Evidence IEA];~go_function: GO:0008270 - zinc ion binding [Evidence IEA];~go_process: GO:0006351 - transcription, DNA-templated [Evidence IEA]): MQRFVGDLNPEAVIRERLDGPSSKPLRDRIGLWISSAGQDDIDGDNNSYGRQQRQSSGMHFPSAAGLPSQQPIAAFLQQRYAAALQACERLPLSTRDRLIPIYFSRVNHMLPLLDKDFFLKAHSDGTASIFLERALCLVAAKDRAAGPALRLTIDGPVLSPRQFCTEIYRGLAVAMNAGLETDRITGIRILALMSLHCEGYEGAEAASMNICQAIHQAQTAGLHLNRPGRAPGDSLSKLFWCLWTLDKMHASIGGRPIILADRDIGIEKPDPKISAPRSAFDVWLAISDLLSTVISFYRPSADHNVGWEDNFPTFEQIVGDHMRDDLDFTTLGILELYYHAVGILSCRPKLSDRSDGLEPSYVRQGLAAVRINSIVASECSQDLPPLPVVPYALSLSMGVSYQQFRSSKLITHFDRAKRGLEACCALLESLGTYWYSAEAMARLGRKALHYIEGLKPETRGHGFESEKQTSAGKVSNSTVSASAPAMAWSFYHHPNDLVSSGEVVPREDLATASAQELSALGSLEPSVGGPDVPGYDSFADIDMLFGDFLDLSLPTNFWDPVFFTEEGHNDGAV; this comes from the exons ATGCAAAGATTCGTAGGGGATCTCAACCCTGAAGCTGTCATCCGCGAGAGACTGGATGGTCCGTCTTCGAAGCCTTTAAGAGACCGGATTGGGCTGTGGATCAGCTCCGCCGGTCAAGATGATATTGATGGCGACAACAATAGTTACGGGAGACAACAAAGGCAATCATCTGGCATGCACTTCCCGTCTGCAGCAGGTCTACCGTCTCAACAACCCATCGCAGCATTTTTGCAGCAACGATATGCCGCTGCTCTGCAGGCCTGTGAGCGCCTGCCATTGTCAACTCGGGACCGATTGATCCCGATTTACTTTTCCCGGGTCAATCACATGTTGCCATTACTTGATAAGGATTTCTTTCTGAAAGCGCATTCCGATGGAACGGCTTCTATATTCCTCGAGAGGGCACTATGCTTGGTAGCAGCAAAAGATCGAGCAGCAGGGCCTGCATTGCGTCTGACTATTGACGGCCCGGTTTTGAGTCCTCGGCAGTTCTGTACTGAAATCTACAGAGGACTTGCAGTTGCAATGAACGCAGGACTCGAGACCGATCGTATCACCGGTATCCGCATTCTGGCGCTCATGTCGCTGCACTGCGAGGGCTATGAAGGTGCAGAAGCAGCATCGATGAATATCTGCCAGGCAATTCACCAGGCTCAAACTGCAGGGTTACATCTGAATCGACCCGGCCGGGCACCGGGAGACTCGCTCTCTAAGCTTTTCTGGTGCCTTTGGACTTTAGACAAGATGCACGCCAGTATTGGCGGCCGCCCTATTATTTTGGCTGACCGCGACATCGGGATTGAGAAGCCTGATCCCAAGATTTCTGCGCCCCGATCTGCCTTTGACGTTTGGCTGGCTATTTCTGACCTGCTGTCGACGGTGATATCGTTTTATCGACCTTCAGCAGATCATAATGTTGGATGGGAAGACAATTTCCCAACTTTTGAACAGATTGTCGGCGACCATATGCGAGATGATCTTGACTTTACCACTCTTG GTATCCTGGAATTGTACTACCATGCGGTTGGCATTCTTTCATGCAGACCGAAACTGTCCGATCGATCTGACGGTTTGGAGCCATCATATGTTCGCCAAGGTCTTGCGGCTGTCCGGATAAACTCTATTGTTGCTTCTGAATGCTCGCAGGATCTCCCACCTCTACCTGTTGTTCCATAtgccctctccctctcaatGGGAGTTTCATACCAGCAATTCCGCTCTAGTAAGCTGATCACTCATTTTGACCGAGCTAAGCGTGGCTTGGAAGCTTGTTGCGCCCTACTAGAAAGTCTGGGAACGTATTGGTACTCTGCAGAAGCCATGGCTCGACTGGGACGCAAAGCATTGCACTATATCGAGGGACTAAAACCGGAAACTCGCGGACATGGCTTTGAGTCCGAGAAGCAAACATCAGCTGGCAAGGTATCCAATTCTACTGTTTCAGCGTCAGCGCCTGCCATGGCATGGTCATTCTATCATCATCCAAACGACTTGGTTTCTTCCGGTGAAGTGGTTCCTCGTGAGGATCTAGCCACCGCCTCTGCCCAGGAACTTTCCGCGCTGGGATCCTTGGAGCCTAGTGTGGGAGGACCTGACGTTCCCGGATATGACAGTTTCGCAGATATAGATATGCTGTTTGGGGATTTCCTGGATTTGTCTCTCCCGACCAACTTCTGGGACCCCGTCTTCTTCACAGAGGAAGGCCACAACGATGGAGCAGTCTGA
- a CDS encoding uncharacterized protein (COG:S;~EggNog:ENOG410PPVF) has translation MAPISKTHEQHGVSAGMEKRKQVDSPAHPISQLQGPFDESIVEAIEGTGNEWTVELDALSRRRDLLENANYERLCGRRWRQRPGERYHPFWKLIAQMSFGVHLLVKGLAKSDTEVLKILQSHVDEMDGFLERTSEDFLIIQLDLRTRIQYLSLPLQNLDVFDGMLADRNFRFSMIAYNHLIEHAIERFSLTVKDALKDISKGKEAIRALRHYLWQSATENVPLPNHMQAVYDSMAANVEGWNNTLSRLRKKGTSLEAALVQLGRAVTEMQRRVGVASRKDKVSSFNTSQSQSPPPSRSLREQLFEKGPSVSSRPLSDKPLPHDPGFARPGSSPGISRQIGSRRITQKSVPNLRAAKVSDSPVTAESTSGRAQSANEATESHPAADPLAPKIHRSLSRKLSRVMLPKRSASGDCVTTQNRPSSERPNTPKYRSISLDRLKSIRTNRDTPIPEIPSVPPVDTQFPPRPSTRQENMKDQILQYFKTDQVANAWETETAEKKEKKITRRASLKLKEGPLSVFRKRSSNALRTSERPQSAVPFEKDLDKQMAWLQQETTALNTYSLKPKREVSPRIHVLDVQSELTEEVEEGGRSTGDDASETGTTKGDAEPVITALPSFPLPPITEVRTASPT, from the exons ATGGCGCCTATCTCGAAAACTCACGAGCAACACGGTGTCTCAGCTGGCatggaaaaaagaaaacaggtTGATTCTCCTGCTCACCCGATCTCCCAGCTGCAAGGTCCCTTTGATGAATCGATTGTGGAAGCTATTGAAGGAACGGGGAATGAGTGGACGGTTGAGCTGGACGCTCTGTCTCGGCGCAGGGACCTACTTGAGAACGCCAACTATGAGAGACTTTGCGGTCGACGATGGCGCCAGAGACCTGGTGAAAG GTATCATCCGTTCTGGAAACTCATTGCGCAAATGTCTTTCGGTGTTCACCTTCTAGTGAAAGGGCTAGCTAAATCAGATACCGAAGTTCTCAAGATCCTTCAAAGTCATGTTGACGAGATGGACGGATTTTTGGAAAGGACCTCGGAGGATTTCCTGATCATTCAACTCGACCTTCGTACCCGAATTCAATATCTCAGCTTGCCTCTACAGAATTTGGACGTATTTGACGGAATGCTTGCAGATCGAAACTTCCGGTTTTCGATGATTGCGTATAACCACCTGATTGAGCATGCCATTGAGCGCTTCTCGCTTACAGTCAAGGATGCGCTTAAGGATATATCCAAAGGGAAAGAGGCCATTCGTGCCTTGCGGCACTACCTATGGCAATCTGCCACGGAAAATGTCCCTTTGCCAAATCACATGCAAGCTGTATACGATTCCATGGCTGCGAATGTCGAAGGATGGAATAACACCTTGTCAAGGTTGCGCAAGAAGGGAACTTCTCTTGAAGCTGCACTTGTCCAACTTGGCCGGGCTGTGACGGAGATGCAACGGCGTGTGGGTGTGGCGAGCAGGAAAGACAAA GTTTCATCTTTTAATACTTCCCAGAGCCAAAGTCCACCCCCTTCGAGGTCCCTGAGAGAGCAACTATTTGAAAAAGGGCCATCCGTCTCTAGCCGTCCACTCTCTGATAAACCACTACCACATGATCCTGGCTTCGCTAGACCAGGGTCCTCACCGGGAATCTCCAGACAAATCGGAAGTCGAAGAATAACTCAGAAGAGCGTCCCAAATCTTAGAGCCGCTAAAGTTTCGGACAGTCCTGTTACAGCAGAAAGCACCTCCGGCCGTGCACAATCCGCCAACGAGGCGACAGAAAGTCACCCTGCCGCTGATCCACTTGCCCCGAAAATTCATAGGAGCCTCAGCAGAAAGCTCTCAAGAGTTATGCTACCGAAAAGATCTGCGAGTGGGGACTGCGTAACCACGCAGAATCGACCTTCTTCAGAAAGGCCCAATACACCCAAGTATCGGAGTATTTCATTGGATCGTCTAAAAAGTATACGCACGAACAGGGATACGCCTATACCAGAGATACCATCAGTACCACCAGTGGATACACAATTTCCACCACGACCCTCTACAAGACAGGAAAACATGAAAGACCAGATCCTACAATATTTCAAGACAGACCAAGTAGCAAACGCCTGGGAAACTGAGACagcagagaagaaggaaaagaagatcaCACGCCGCGCATCCTTGAAATTAAAGGAAGGGCCATTGAGTGTATTCCGCAAGCGATCTTCAAACGCACTTCGCACCTCTGAACGACCTCAATCCGCAGTACCATTTGAGAAGGACCTGGATAAACAGATGGCCTGGCTCCAGCAAGAAACGACAGCTTTGAATACGTACTCGCTGAAACCGAAACGCGAGGTTTCACCGAGGATACATGTTCTTGACGTTCAGTCAGAACTTactgaggaggttgaggaaggAGGCAGATCAACTGGTGATGACGCCAGTGAAACTGGAACTACAAAGGGAGACGCTGAGCCTGTAATAACGGctcttccttcctttccACTTCCACCG ATCACTGAGGTCCGCACTGCTTCACCTACATAG